The following nucleotide sequence is from Trifolium pratense cultivar HEN17-A07 linkage group LG2, ARS_RC_1.1, whole genome shotgun sequence.
TACAttacttaaaacaaaaacaatcaaACATCTCAAATAGCCACACTATGTAAAACAACAGTTTCAATTGTAAGTCCAGGTCCAAAGCCAAATAACACACCCCAATCAAGTCCTTCACCTGTGGTCTTAAGTTGATCTTGGGACGATTTTGTCCTCATGACATCCAAGATAAACAATACAGATGCACTAGACATGTTACCATATTCACTAAGCACTTCTCTAGTAGCCCTCATCTTTTCAGGCATCAAGCCTAACTTTCGCTCGACTTGATCAAGAATTGCAGGTCCACCCGGGTGAGCAATCCAAAAGATTGAGTTGTAATCAGAAATGCCTAATGGTTTGAATGCCGCAATCAGCGCTTTCTCAATATTCTTTGAGACAACCTCAGAGACATTCCTGCCAATATGAAATTTTAGCCCAGCTTCGCGCTGGTGAGCAAAAATAGCTTCTTCACTATCGGGAACAAATGTTTGTGCAGTCTTAACTATCTCAAATAGGGGTTTCTCTATTTCTGGTAATAGGTCGGAGCCAACAATGACTGCAGCAGCTCCATCCCCAAATAATGCTTGTCCAACAAGATTTTCTAGGTGAGTCTCACTAGGACCACAAAATGCGATCGCGGTGACTTCAGAACAAACAACTAACACACGAGCACCTTTGTTATTCTCCGCCAAATCTTTGGCTAAACGAAGCACCGTACCACCTCCAAAACACCCTTGTTGGTACATCATGTACCTTTTCACATTTGGGTGAAGTCCTAAAAGTTTTGCGAGTTGATAATCTGCACCGGGAATGTCTCCGCCACTAAATGTGCAAAAGATTAAATGTGTAATCTTTGACTTTGGTTGGTTCCATTCTTTGATGGCCTTCACTGCAGCCTCTTTCGCTAGTTTAGGTATCTCTACCACCATAATTTCTTGCCTAGCATCAAAAGAAGGTGCCGTATAAGcgcaaaaattaggattatctTTCACAATCTCTTCTGTTAGGTATGCATATCTCCTCTTGATCGTAGATTTATCACCTAAGTAGTTTACAAAGAAATGACATTATAGCTAGCTAGGTACAACAATATTTTCGCAACATGCATGGTAAGGAAATTTAAAATCACAAAGTCACTTCTAAATTACACATTTAAATTCATTAACCATTTAAGCACAATATCTTGCTTATGGTAAAACAATTTTAGACATGGAAGAAAATATTGTTTACTAGGAACTTGGGTTCATTAACCATCTCTAAATTGTTTTACCAAAGTTCATCCATGCAAATTTATCCTAGGAAATTGTTTGGGAGAACCCAATTTATCCATATCTAAAATTGTTTATCCTAGTAAATTTATCCTAGGAAACAATATTAGACTCGAACTTGGATTCTCCCAAATAATTTATCCTAGAAAATTCATTAACCATTTGAGCGCAATATTTTGCTTATGGTAAAACAATTTTAGAATTTCTGTAgactacttttaaaaataagaacTAGTTAGTTTCAATAAATATTTGAACTCGGtcctttaattaaattacaaaaCTTGGTGTACGATGATAGTTATTAGAGATATTAAATCTGTCCCTTAAATATTGCAATTTTTTTCTATCAACTGAATTATGCTCACGacataaatcaacaaaatatttaaatattaactaAAATAGTATCTTATGGAAATAAATATAAACCCAAAGTATAGGGAAAAATAATACTCACACATGCGTTGGAATTTCTGTTTGAGTTCGGTTTTGTGCTCGTTATTTGTGATTCTAAAGTAGAAATCAGAAAATGTGCTTTGTTCAATACAATTTGGTGGATTTGCAGTACCAATGGCCAGGATAGTTGCAGGGCCTTCTGCCCTCTGAGCCTTGCAAATTTCAGACACACTCACCATCttaaatgtatatatatgtttctAATTAAAGGAAGAATGTATATTTAAAACAATAATGTATCTAATACTAAATAATATGTTGCTAGCAGATGattatgtgtgtatatatagtAATGCAAGTTTGAACATGTAGAAGTGGGGATAGTTTGATATTAATTGGAAATagctcttgatttttttttttgacaatgatattcattattcaaattgatagattacatcaaatacaaccacataatcaacattgctaaaaacgtaaaggatgaatctgcgaacaaaactcacagTATCCGAgctaatagcatacaacggcaaaattcctacaacaaataatatgataaactTAAAGTCACCGATGTatccatgcctccggatctgcagcgttgaagcccaaatcattggttgaatctgtaattgactgaagccgatcttttcaatagaaatcaaatgaacaccgcacaatacgggacaacaaaaacgtcgcacaagacgacgaacaacacaacgccgcactcagacggcgaaatcacaaaaaagaaaacacaaaagaaaaatttgatcaatgtgaagatcacttatttaaataaagaagaaaaggaaaaacaattatgaggggtgattttgggtcaaaaattgaccctaaaaccacccctccttgatagatcaagaagaagaaaaaaaaactagattaaGGTGGGGGGCGGCGGCTACGAAGAAAAGGAGGTGTAGCATTCCTTTTATGGGGTCATGGTTTGTGAATGAAAAATGGCAACATTTCGTTGTAACCACTATAGCTCTTGATATAACTTGTTTGACTAAATGTGAGTTCTATTTTCCGAACTTAGATTTACTATGGTTGAAAAAATATACAGTTTTAACGATGTAATTAATCTTAATCATTGATTTTATATTGAACggtttaaattatatatattctaaaataatCCTAATCATCCATTTAGATCACACGTTTCACATTATAATTGCGTTTGAATTCTTTTTCCCTATTTTCCCACATTAATGATCATTGATGTGCCAGCTTAATGAATTTTTGCTGGTTAGTTAGGTCATCACCAATGGTATaatacctaataggtactagttctacaataaACATTAGTAcctgttttatttttgtgagaCCCATTTATAAagatgtatagttattggtgagatgtgttattggtaggacctatttaaaactttttaagagatgttgggttggagggattgagtacttattagctactattattaaaaaattataaacgaGTGATGTGTACATGTAAGACCCagttaagtactaaaaaatgaatatctccattgtggatgctcttacaAGACTTGAGATAATTGATGTGGAAGTCGAGGCGTTTTTATTTGGAAAAAGCTAAACAATATTTCTGGGTATActctttaagcatcttaaataATACTAAATTTTTGTTAAAAGTTTTATGGAAATGTATGAAGTCAATGCATTGGCAATTGAAATGTTtcaatttttgaataaattatttctttaaatgaaatgcttaaagagtgtcccgaGACATTATTTAGCAagaccatttttatttttattttcgttATGGATGTGTTTGTTTaatcttaaaaaaatgattttgtttttaaaaaaaataaaaattcttttttatagatttctttaaaaaatataagcTACTTTCTATTTGTTTActctcataaaaattattattttttgttaggttttgcagttttttaaaaaatcgaCTCTAAAAAAGCTTTTAGAACTAGCTTTTCATTTTGGGGTTAAACATGGTTTTCTAAAAAATCTATAACGAACACTATTAcaatgataaaataatttttttaaagaaaaaaataattttttcttaaattttttaaaacaatctTACCCTATATTCATAAGATGCAAAGTAAATATGTGTGGTGAAGATTAAAAAATTTAGGGGCCTCAAATATGTGTGGTGAAGATACCTCTTTAGTCTCATCTCAACCTATAATAAGTTGGTCATTTGCTTAGATTAGTTGGGTTTGGCCCTACTTTATTAAAGCTTAAAAGCTATTTAAGAATAAAGTTtggtatttaatattttttaacttaattatcacttttaagttaaaatttgtttggtaaaatatttttataaaagttttgatattttaaaaaaaatttatcataaaCTAGCAGGCCAGATAGGCGTGTTCCGCGTATGCCTGTGTCTAActaatgtaaaataaaaagacatgtcttatattatggtgactttgttaataaaatatttttgttgaaaaaaaaatgtgccTTATGTTATCgtaaatttgttaataaaatttttttgtcactactaaaaaaaatcaagagtattgttgttattatgaaaagtccacaccaaaatttttatatcatctttatatataggtatatataataGGCTTATGAAAgtcatgtttttttaataaaaaaaaaattatactatgtAGAAACAAGATTTTTAAGAGATAATCATCTTAATAATAACTTAGTCAAAAAATTTGtcttaataataacaaacataaAAAGCAATGTAAACAATATTTGGATAAACATCAAAaacttagtcaaaaaaaataaaaattatactatGTCTTAATAATAACTTAGTCGAAAAATTTGtcttaataataacaaacataaAAAGCAATGTAAACAATATTTGGATAAACTTAATATACAGTTTTTAGAAAGGTGTCGAACTCGCACTTATATAATTGTTTTGAGCCAAATGTGGATCATCCCAAAGAAGGGAAGGCTTAAGTATTTAGACCAAGTCTCCACAAGTATTTTAAGTGtttgaaaattcaaaatctaCAATACCTTAGGCGATGAGTTATTGAAAAGAGTTATTATATGAGATTTATCAAGTGGGAGAGGTTTTAATGAGAATGTGAGAAGTAAATTTGGACCATACAATACGTATTACGTGATAATGATCATTTGACAAAAAGTCACATGACATTTAATTTTGTTCTAATCTTAACGTGTTAATGCATTTGATGTACTACGTTAATGCATTAATTTGATGTACTACGTATATCGTTAAGATTCATTCGTCTAACTTTCTCAATTAAAATTTATGAGTTTACTCAACTGTAAGGTCCAAGTTACTTAATTAAGTCTAAAATGAAGGCTTTGtgttttttcatgtatttaatttttgttgataagGCTAGAGTACGTGGTACAAATGTATCATATATTCATATGCAATGACATGATATTTCAATTATCCTTACATTTCAGGCATCACAATACAATCACacatttagtcaaaaataaataaatacaatcacacacaaaatttattattatgaaGACAATTAAAAGATGAGAGAATGGTTTGGACAAACTAATACAACAAGTAAAATATGTTAAGAGTGTTGCTAAATATTAATTACGAAGGATTTGCTCAGTCTTGTGTTCACTGTTTGTGATTTTGAAGTAAAAATTAGATATGTGCTCTGCTCAACACGGTTTGCTGGATTTGCAGTGCCAATAGCCAAGATGGTTGCAGGGCCTTATGCCCTCTCAACCTTGCGAATTTCATACACACAACTTGAGATTTtacaaactaattaattaaaggataaattacatttttttttgtcccctATAACTTTAACAAACTTGTAATTTTGCCtccttaatttttaaaataacactTTTGGCCTCATGATAAAGTCAGCGCACATGTGGCAAGTGACTCAATGCCACGCTAGCATGTCACACTAATGTTGCACGACGTGTcatgtgagtcattgtccaTGTGGCAAGGCTTGATGATGTGCATGTGACTCACTTGCCACATGTGTGTTGACTTAGTCAAACTCAGTGGGGCCATCCTTTTGAAAATAGGCTAAAGTTAGGGGTCAAAATTGTAAGTTTGTTAAAGTTAGAgggtcaaaagtgctattttaaaagttaaggGGTTAAAATCCcaagtttgtgaaaattaggGAGTCAAAAATGTAATTTAGTCTTAATTAAAAGAAGGCTGAAGTGTGTTGTGGGGGCCCTTAAgggtgtcatttttttttttgaacaagacaaaataagatatataataaagggtaaatgatcatttacccccctgcaaaataagcaaattttcgtttacccccttatgcagattttttttctgtttacccccctgcaaaaaatagattccctcattttgccccctgggtgtacagcaggacatgtgactgtgcaaatctgctgacgtggcttgtacacgtggaaaaaatcatttatatttattttttaaattccctgtcacataatatatatatttttttaaaaaaattcctacaaaaaaaaaaacgaattttttttccctaaattaaaaataaaatttcctacaaataatttttttcctacaaaataaaaaaaaagatttcgtacaaaaataactttttttgcctaaataaaaaattaaattttcttattttgtcctcaaaataaagaatttaatgatttattttcaaatatcttttaattaaaaaaaatagaatctttatttttgtttgcatAATTTAGTGTTGCAGATATAGTGCAAGCTAAGGTTGCTGcacaatttaatatcacataagAATTGAAGTAtaattttgctttattttttttgctgcataatttaatatcacatataattttggtagaagaggaaaacacaaataaaacttcttcttctattttttttttaattcaaagagattaacaaaaaaaataaagttttgtttttaaaaattaaagattatgtttttttttaattcaaagagatttgaaaataaatctttaaaatatttaatttggaaataaactttatttcggagtaaatctttattttgggagtaaaataagaaaattcgtttttttttattttgggaggattttttttttaaattcgtttgtaggaaaacaaatataattttaaaaattttgcaggaaaaaaattatttgtaggaatttttttttaattttgggaaaagaaaataagaaaattggtttttttattttgtaggaaattttttttaacttttttataaaaaaaaatatctgacgtggaatttttttaaaaaatataaatgattttttccatgtgtacaagccacgtcagcagatttgcacagtcacatgaCCTGCTGTACagccagggggcaaaatgagagaatttattttttgcaggggggtaaacagaaaaaaaatatgcacaggggggtaaacgaaaatttgcttattttgcaggggggtaaatgatcatttaccctataATAAATAATAGTCTTTCAGCACAAGATGTGCCAAGAAGACTAGGCAAGGTTACAAATAAagtcaaataaaatcaaaaacaGAAACCAAAAGAAATTATACAAGGCCTATGCAaagcaaaggactagaccaccaactatggcgATTCAAAGTTAAAGTGCTACTCGTCAttttcaaccacctataagagaaaatcttgatcttgtccaacatatgatgcacCAAGTTTGCTGAGCCCCTAAACAATCTGTgatttctttcggtccacacaacTCATAATAATATCAATAGGTAGATATCATAATATCTATATAGTATATGTTTggtattatatattaatttacaaaaaattattgtgAATTACAAAAATTGTTTATATCTCAAATATGTTTGGTAGTTTACCGTGATTATGACAAATATGAAATATGCACAAAATTATAATCCGATTCAATCagctacaaaaaataaaaagagaaattttCAAACATCTTGATATGACTTCATCTGTATATTATATTGTTGTATTTTTACCTTACATCAGATTTGTTAATTACTTTTTCTGTCTCATTGTGGTCCAGAAGACGGGTGAGCCATGGACAATGACTTGCTTGCGAAGTTTGCATTTCTGCCAGTCGCGTGTGTGTGTGGTGTGCGAG
It contains:
- the LOC123906011 gene encoding chalcone synthase 5-like, which encodes MVSVSEICKAQRAEGPATILAIGTANPPNCIEQSTFSDFYFRITNNEHKTELKQKFQRMCDKSTIKRRYAYLTEEIVKDNPNFCAYTAPSFDARQEIMVVEIPKLAKEAAVKAIKEWNQPKSKITHLIFCTFSGGDIPGADYQLAKLLGLHPNVKRYMMYQQGCFGGGTVLRLAKDLAENNKGARVLVVCSEVTAIAFCGPSETHLENLVGQALFGDGAAAVIVGSDLLPEIEKPLFEIVKTAQTFVPDSEEAIFAHQREAGLKFHIGRNVSEVVSKNIEKALIAAFKPLGISDYNSIFWIAHPGGPAILDQVERKLGLMPEKMRATREVLSEYGNMSSASVLFILDVMRTKSSQDQLKTTGEGLDWGVLFGFGPGLTIETVVLHSVAI